A DNA window from Ostrea edulis chromosome 5, xbOstEdul1.1, whole genome shotgun sequence contains the following coding sequences:
- the LOC125651706 gene encoding uncharacterized protein LOC125651706 — protein MMEEEEDYPKTIFLDDAVKNSKIKIQWADDSFRIGSRFEIKSCTKSSDSVPLLKKENLSDEMETKPNTKEDNTLHNEQNSFLEDENSVNKCETATKEKYRDPCDNMFGVLPNQNSESERTDPEYRNESGEVKSSTQNREKGDGFDGEISKKSEDNVYNVPQKEESSANGKNSNEACLSSSMTEDIFSPQNKPMKIMDGLDKAKSWVSILKKPNGVSMPSSTSTFVSTDSFNPSSNVNEKDEIFSAVHKNLKSLLTLSNKNQNSEHSYVSVQKSHIEDCFERQLNEFSVKQFLSRPLSSTSTEKKLTEEKTVYSVSLLNQTSLPKSINRSNAHLHESWKSGNDSATKHSNSKTLISLLNGRTFPMNISYEKANKEGYCKESRMCTLSQPSVDSVMKRKNESFGTSLDEVAGRDCGVYKAIKKRKKDGKKIPETDDNTESYKSSYLNAFDDFKVEICHLGAENSWDTVIKNEDNTSDFGNSEESDFQKCESREIQKDFPVKQEVFDPEYGDVPLLCTNNAKNAMLKSSQASSIKEEVCDPQYCNEHSSNKGCDIDYLKDKSSPSIKQEMFDPEYDDVPPVLSPKKEEDDTEFDEWNEDCEDSPPVLQKENDPSKEDSVCPQKSLKRFPWKSKRNVRHEKQNKVIRVNFTCPTCEATFQKAEDFEVHKALHSGKQIISDKQFREKFVIKPANLKWGNNRRKFKCEFCGKAFNRPSNLKEHIRMHTGIYPHRCQICGRGFHTRPRFLTHMLRHGEEEEKLNVLDPVNKAQENPTGEKADLQESPDINTATISGSLNIELENEGMDISLQHTATKESSEPKQEFSNSSPSRIYVCNICGKYFEKVTLYRIHRMEHRGETPHSCNVCNKIFPCKSDLTRHEATHSDERPHVCILCGKAFKRRNALVEHMTIHNREDSGKPGQNSSIESIMKSLEPDINNAVKDSLESERKSEDDEMERPLYTNDGRKMVNSKFYCKECQVSFSARREYSMHRFQHNGGQPHVCAVCNKRFVYKSDYDRHVVIHTGRKPYACHLCDSQFSRKYYLQRHLSKHKNTRISLGGKSKEDSKFEIEINNAEKSESDVSDSDSDSGLKSMAGKLETSYDENGAMFLFVTDD, from the coding sequence ATGATGGAGGAAGAAGAGGACTACcccaaaacaatatttttagatGATGCAGTGAAGAAcagcaaaattaaaatacaatgGGCAGATGATTCCTTTAGAATTGGATCaaggtttgaaataaaatcttgCACCAAATCATCAGATTCTGTTCCATTGCTGAAGAAAGAAAATTTGTCAGATGAGATGGAGACTAAACCTAATACAAAAGAAGACAACACTCTCCATAATGAACAGAATTCATTTCTAGAAGATGAAAATTCAGTAAACAAATGTGAAACAGCTACTAAAGAAAAGTATAGGGACCCCTGTGATAACATGTTTGGGGTCCTACCTAATCAAAATTCAGAATCAGAAAGAACAGATCCAGAATACCGTAATGAAAGTGGGGAAGTGAAGTCATCCACTCAAAATAGAGAGAAGGGGGATGGGTTTGATGGAGAAATAAGCAAAAAGTCTGAAGACAATGTGTATAATGTACCACAAAAAGAGGAATCATCTGCAAatggaaaaaattcaaatgaagcTTGCCTGTCATCTTCAATGACTGAGGACATTTTTTCACCACAAAACAAGCCTAtgaaaataatggatggattAGACAAAGCAAAGTCTTGGGTGTCCATTCTGAAAAAACCAAATGGTGTCAGTATGCCATCAAGCACATCAACATTTGTGTCAACTGATTCATTCAATCCATCATCCAATGTAAAtgaaaaagatgaaatattttcagcAGTACATAAAAATCTAAAGTCACTTTTAACATTAAGTAACAAGAATCAAAATTCAGAGCATTCCTATGTCTCTGTGCAAAAGAGCCATATAGAAGACTGTTTTGAAAGGCAACTGAATGAGTTCTCAGTGAAGCAATTTTTATCTAGGCCACTTTCCTCAACTTCAACAGAGAAAAAACTAACAGAGGAGAAGACGGTATATTCTGTGTCATTGTTAAATCAAACATCCCTTCCCAAAAGCATAAACAGATCTAATGCTCATTTACACGAAAGTTGGAAATCAGGGAATGATTCTGCAACAAAACACAGTAATTCAAAGACTCTAATTTCTTTGTTAAATGGTAGAACATTCCCAATGAATATTTCTTATGAAAAAGCAAACAAAGAAGGTTATTGTAAAGAGTCTCGTATGTGTACGCTCTCCCAACCTAGTGTAGATAGTGTCATGAAAAGGAAAAATGAGTCATTTGGCACTTCATTGGATGAAGTAGCCGGCAGAGATTGCGGTGTCTATAAagcaattaaaaaaagaaaaaaggacGGGAAAAAAATTCCAGAAACTGATGATAATACTGAATCTTACAAGAGCTCATATCTAAATGCGTTTGATGATTTCAAAGTTGAAATTTGCCATCTAGGTGCAGAAAATAGTTGGGATACTGTTATAAAAAATGAAGACAACACATCTGACTTTGGAAATAGTGAGGAATCTGACTTCCAGAAATGTGAAAGCAGGGAAATACAAAAGGATTTTCCAGTCAAGCAGGAAGTTTTTGATCCAGAATATGGTGATGTACCATTACTTTGTACTAATAATGCCAAAAATGCAATGCTCAAATCTTCCCAGGCTTCCTCCATTAAAGAGGAGGTGTGTGATCCACAATATTGCAATGAACACTCTAGCAATAAAGGTTGTGATATTGACTATTTAAAGGATAAAAGTTCCCCCTCaattaaacaagaaatgtttgacCCAGAATATGATGATGTTCCTCCCGTTCTCTCACCAAAAAAGGAAGAGGATGATACAGAATTTGATGAGTGGAATGAAGATTGTGAGGATTCTCCACCagttttacaaaaagaaaacgATCCATCAAAAGAAGATTCCGTGTGTCCACAGAAATCACTCAAAAGATTCCCATGGAAGAGTAAACGAAATGTTCGTCACGAAAAACAGAATAAGGTGATAAGAGTCAACTTTACATGTCCTACCTGTGAAGCTACGTTTCAGAAGGCAGAGGACTTTGAAGTTCACAAGGCATTACACTCTGGAAAGCAGATAATATCTGACAAACAGTTTAGGGAAAAGTTTGTCATAAAACCTGCAAATCTGAAATGGGGCAATAACAGGAGAAAATTCAAATGTGAGTTCTGTGGGAAGGCCTTCAATCGTCCTTCCAATTTGAAAGAGCATATTCGAATGCACACAGGCATATATCCTCATAGATGTCAGATTTGTGGAAGAGGATTTCACACTAGACCAAGATTCCTGACTCACATGCTGCGCCATGGGGAAGAGGAAGAAAAGCTGAATGTCTTGGACCCAGTAAATAAAGCACAGGAGAATCCAACGGGTGAAAAGGCAGATCTACAAGAATCGCCAGACATCAATACAGCAACAATAAGTGGTTCCTTGAATATTGAATTAGAGAATGAAGGCATGGATATTTCATTGCAGCATACAGCAACAAAAGAATCTTCTGAACCCAAACAAGAATTTTCCAATTCATCCCCATCCAGGATATATGTCTGCAACATTTGCGGTAAATACTTTGAAAAGGTAACTTTGTACAGAATCCACAGAATGGAACACAGAGGAGAGACTCCACACTCGTGCAATGTTTGTAATAAAATTTTTCCTTGCAAATCTGATCTTACGAGACATGAAGCAACACATTCTGATGAGAGGCCACATGTATGCATACTTTGTGGTAAGGCTTTCAAACGACGTAATGCGCTGGTTGAACACATGACTATTCACAACCGAGAAGACAGTGGTAAACCCGGACAGAATTCTTCTATAGAAAGTATCATGAAAAGTTTGGAACCAGATATAAACAACGCCGTAAAGGATTCTTTAGAATCGGAGAGGAAAtcggaagacgatgaaatggaAAGACCACTTTATACAAATGATGGACGAAAGATGGTTAATAGTAAATTTTATTGCAAGGAGTGTCAGGTTTCTTTTAGTGCTAGGCGTGAATATTCCATGCATAGGTTTCAGCATAATGGTGGACAACCTCACGTATGTGCAGTCTGCAACAAAAGGTTTGTCTATAAATCTGACTATGATCGCCACGTAGTAATTCATACCGGTAGGAAACCTTATGCGTGTCACCTATGTGACAGTCAATTCTCCAGAAAGTACTACCTGCAGAGACATCTGTCCAAGCACAAAAACACTCGCATCAGCCTTGGAGGGAAATCAAAGGAAGACAGTAAATTTGAGATAGAAATTAACAATGCAGAAAAATCGGAAAGTGACGTCAGTGACAGTGACAGCGACTCTGGTTTGAAAAGTATGGCTGGGAAACTAGAAACCAGTTACGATGAAAACGGAGCAATGTTCTTATTCGTGACTGATGACTGA